The Haloferax volcanii DS2 DNA segment GCGCAGTTCGCGCTTGAGCACCTCGGCGTCGGCTTTCGCTTGCGCTTCGAACTCGGCCGCGTCGACCGCGAGCACGTCTTCGACGCGCTCTGCGAGGTCGTCGCTCATACCCGGCGTTCTGGCGTCGAACGCCTTCAACTTCCCGGCACTCCGGACGTTCGACAGCGAATCACATCCCCGACGACTGTCGAGACGCTTTTGCCCCGCGCGGCGATACCCACGGACGATGCAGTTCGCCGAGTTCGCCGCCCGCGCCGCCGAGATAGAAGCCGAGCCAGCGGACCTCGCGGTCGTCTCGCTCCTCTCAGACCTCTTTTCGGACGCCGGCGACGACCTCCCGACGGTCGCCCGGTTCGTCCAAGGTCGCGTCTTCCCTGCGTGGGACTCGACCACGCTCGACATCGGCCCGCGGCTCTGCCACGAGGCCATCGCCCGCGCCGCCGGCCCGAACGTCTCCGCCGACGACGTGGAAGACCGCCTCGCCGACCGCGGCGAAATCGGCGCGGTCGCCGCGAGCTACGACTTCGGCGGCCAGCGCGGCCTCGCCGCCTTCGGCTCGGGCGAACAGGACGGCCTGACCGTCGCCGAAGTCGATTCGGAGCTCCGCGCCCTCGCGGCCGCCTCCGGCTCCGGCAGCGAGGAGACGAAGCTCAAGACGCTCTACGGCCTGTTCAACCGGACCGACCCCGACGAGGCGCGCTTCCTCGCGCGGCTCGTCCTCTCCGAGATGCGCATCGGCGTCGGTGAGGGAACCGTCCGCGACGCCGTCGCGGAGGCGTTCTTGGTCGCCCCCGCGGACGCCGCCGCCATCCGCGACGACGACGCCGACGCGGAGACCGAAGCCGCCGCCCGCGAGCGCAGAAACGAGGCCATCGCCGCCGTCGCCCGCGCCTTGCAGGTGTCGAACGACTACGGCATGGTCGCCGGACTCGCCCGCGACGAGGGCGAAGCCGGACTCGACGGGGTTCGCCTCGAAGTGGGCCGCCCCGTGCAAGCGATGCTGGCACAGGCCGGCACCGCCGCCGACGCGCTCGGCGAGTGGGGAACCGCCGCGGTCGAGACCAAGTTCGACGGCGCGCGCGTGCAGGTCCACCGCGACGCCGACGGCGAGGTGTCGCTGTTTTCGCGCAACATGGAGGACGTGACCGACGCGCTCCCCGAGGTGGTCGAGTTCGTCGCCGGCGCGGTCGACGACCCCGTCATCCTCGACGGCGAGGTCGTGGCGATGGACGACGGCGGCGAGCCCCTGCCGTTTCAGGAGATTCTCCGTCGCTTCCGCCGAAAACACGACGTAGACCGGATGCGCGAGGAGGTCCGGGTCGAACTCCGGGCGTTCGACTGCCTGCACGCCGCCGGCGACGACCTCCTGGCCGACCCGCTTGCCGCCCGCCACGACCGACTGACCGCGCTCCTCGGTGACGACTCACCGGCCGTCTCGGACCTGCTCCTCTCGGACGACCCCGACGAAATCGCCGCCTACGAGGCCGACGCCCTCGACGCCGGCCACGAGGGTATCATGCTGAAGAACCCCGACGCGCCGTACTCGCCGGGCGACCGCGGGAAGAACTGGCTGAAGCGCAAGCCCGACGTGGAGACGCTGGACCTCGTCGTCACCGGCGCGGAGTGGGGCGAGGGTCGCCGCGCGGAGTTCCTCGGGACGTTCCTGCTTTCGGCCCGCGTCGAAGCCGAGTCCGGGGACGACGCCTTCGAGACCATCGGCAAGGTCGCCACGGGCATCACCGACGAGGAGTTGGCCGAGTTGACCGACCTCCTCGAACCCGAAATCGAACGCGAGGCGGGCAAGGAGGTCGACATCCGCCCGTCGGTCGTCTTCGAAGTCGGCTACGAGGAGATTCAGACCTCGCCGACGTACTCCTCGGGCTACGCGCTTCGGTTCCCGCGGTTCGTCACCGTCCGCGAGGACAAGACCGCCGAGACGGCCGACTCGCTGGACCGCGTGGAGCGACTGGCCGACTCGCAGTGAGCGACGCTCGCGGCGGGTCGCGCCCAAAGAGATATACTGTGCTAAAATCCACAGGTTCACACAAATGCCCTCCACGGACGTTAACGCCCTCCTGAAGCCGCTCGCGATCTATACGGGGCTCCTCGGGCTGGTTACTGTCGGTGCGGTGTATCTCGCCACGCACTCGGGGCTGTACATGCTCGGATTGACCGGGGTCGGCGTGCTCCTCGTCGTACTCGGCGGTGGAGTCGTGAGCCAGATGGGTCCGAGCAACGTCGAACACGCGGGCGAGAAGGGCGGGACGAACAGGGTCGTCTCGAACGCGGGGCTGTGGTCCCCCGTCGAGACGGACACCTCGCTTCGCCTCACCCTCCTGTGCTACGGGGTCGGCGTGTTCCTGTGGAGCCTCGTCGTGTTCGGCGTCCTGCGCGACACGCTCGTCTGAGCGGGACCCCGCGCATCCGCCACCGTCGCTCGCCACCCGTCACCCGCCACCGCCACCCGCCGCTTGCCCTTCGCGGCCGACTCGGCCCGAGAGCCGCGCTTTTTACCCCTCGGTCCGAGGTGTCGCGTATGACCATCAAACACGACGGCCTCGACGTGTCGTGGCTCGGCTACGCGACCGTCAGAATCGAGTCGCCCGACGGCTTCGTCGTCTACTTCGACCCCGGCCGCTACGGCGTCCTCGACGACTACTACGCCCGCGACGGCGATCTGATTTTGGTCACGCACAACCACCACTACGACTCCGACGCCATCGAGCAGGTCGCAGACGCCGACGCGACCGTCGTCGCGTTCGAGGGGGTCGACGCGGCGACTATCGACCGCGACGTGGTGCCGGTCGAGGACCTCCCCTACGGGACGGTCCGCGTGGACGAGGAGGCCCACCTCACCGTCGGTGAGGTCGACGTGTGGTCGCTCCCGGCGTTCAACGACCCCGACGGCCCGCATCTCCGCGACGGCGACGTGGTTCACCCGCAGGGGTTCGGCTGCGGCTTCCACATCTCGATTGCCGACCGAACCGTCTTCTGGCCCGGCGACTCCGACGTGCTCGAAGGCCACAAACATCTCGAAGTGTCGCTGTTTCTCGCCAACATCGGCGGCTCGGTCGTGATGGACCGCCGCGAGGCCGCCGACCTCGCGGAGACGCTCGACCCGGACCTCGTGCTTCCGATTCACTACGACACGATTCCGCTTCTCGAAACCGACCCGGACGCCTTCGTCGTGGACGTGGCGAACCGGGGTATCCCGGTCGTCCTCGACGATCCGGATCAGGTCTGAGGCGGCGACGGCGGGACCGACAGCCGGGCAGACAAACAGACAACCAGACGGACTGGCGAATGGACCGAACGATTTTGCCGCGTCGGGCCGTCGGTTCGCGTATGGACCTCGACTACGGCATGCTCGGCGGCCGGCGGCCCTACTACCGCTTCGGTGACGCCGACGCCGACCCGCTCGTGGTGCTTCCCGGCCTCTCCGACGCCTTCCAGCGCATCGACCCGAACCGCGGGACTGCGGCGGCGCTCGCCGCCCTGTTCCGCGAGTTCGACGACCGCGACGTGTGGGTGGTCGGCCGCTCGCGACACCTCCCGGTCGGCTCGACCACCCGCGACATGGCCGCGGGCTACGCCGGCGTCATCGACGAACAGGACCTCTGGCCGGCCGACGTTATCGGCGTCTCGATGGGCGGCCTCGTCGCCCAGTACCTCGCCGCCGACTACGGCGACTACGTGGACTCGCTGGCGGTCGTCGCCGCCGGGACGCGACTCGGCGGCCACGGCGAGAACGTCGTGACGCGCTGGCGCTCGCTGGCGGGCAAGAGCCGGTGGGCCGAGGTCGTC contains these protein-coding regions:
- the ligA gene encoding ATP-dependent DNA ligase LigA — encoded protein: MQFAEFAARAAEIEAEPADLAVVSLLSDLFSDAGDDLPTVARFVQGRVFPAWDSTTLDIGPRLCHEAIARAAGPNVSADDVEDRLADRGEIGAVAASYDFGGQRGLAAFGSGEQDGLTVAEVDSELRALAAASGSGSEETKLKTLYGLFNRTDPDEARFLARLVLSEMRIGVGEGTVRDAVAEAFLVAPADAAAIRDDDADAETEAAARERRNEAIAAVARALQVSNDYGMVAGLARDEGEAGLDGVRLEVGRPVQAMLAQAGTAADALGEWGTAAVETKFDGARVQVHRDADGEVSLFSRNMEDVTDALPEVVEFVAGAVDDPVILDGEVVAMDDGGEPLPFQEILRRFRRKHDVDRMREEVRVELRAFDCLHAAGDDLLADPLAARHDRLTALLGDDSPAVSDLLLSDDPDEIAAYEADALDAGHEGIMLKNPDAPYSPGDRGKNWLKRKPDVETLDLVVTGAEWGEGRRAEFLGTFLLSARVEAESGDDAFETIGKVATGITDEELAELTDLLEPEIEREAGKEVDIRPSVVFEVGYEEIQTSPTYSSGYALRFPRFVTVREDKTAETADSLDRVERLADSQ
- a CDS encoding MBL fold metallo-hydrolase, yielding MTIKHDGLDVSWLGYATVRIESPDGFVVYFDPGRYGVLDDYYARDGDLILVTHNHHYDSDAIEQVADADATVVAFEGVDAATIDRDVVPVEDLPYGTVRVDEEAHLTVGEVDVWSLPAFNDPDGPHLRDGDVVHPQGFGCGFHISIADRTVFWPGDSDVLEGHKHLEVSLFLANIGGSVVMDRREAADLAETLDPDLVLPIHYDTIPLLETDPDAFVVDVANRGIPVVLDDPDQV
- a CDS encoding alpha/beta fold hydrolase, whose amino-acid sequence is MDLDYGMLGGRRPYYRFGDADADPLVVLPGLSDAFQRIDPNRGTAAALAALFREFDDRDVWVVGRSRHLPVGSTTRDMAAGYAGVIDEQDLWPADVIGVSMGGLVAQYLAADYGDYVDSLAVVAAGTRLGGHGENVVTRWRSLAGKSRWAEVVADAERESATGLEATVAPALIEAAGRVVDFRPAVPADAVVSCTACLEHDSREILGDIDASTLVAAGKADRLFPEPRIRELKGGVADATLALFSGAGHDLATSEPRTLNGVVRRYFDGFRGDGLYP